From the Methanomassiliicoccales archaeon genome, one window contains:
- a CDS encoding ABC transporter permease subunit: MRLEKILTVARKDLAEFRTNKYILFSLIAMPLVMAVVMPVVYLVPVTMFAGPNEQEPLNLKFNISITVIGGNISELSLKDLRLVGANLTNSVLISCVLEECNISGSVIRDSWIINSTTSESLVFHSNLKNTLRINSVLDRCVVIGEVSEAESFLRVFIDSLLMFFILIPSVIPTVIASYSFVGEKINKSLEPLLATPTTDTELLAGKCVSIFIPTMVVTWISLVPFIVLVDTIVFPVIGYYPLPNLVWIIGVFVLAPLFCILSILVNMLISSKVSDVRASQQIGGLVVLPVVAFFIIAITGLVTLDLLFMLSFVLLTAVIDAVVFYISLKVFRREEILVSWK; the protein is encoded by the coding sequence ATGAGGCTAGAAAAGATCCTGACTGTTGCAAGAAAAGATCTTGCTGAGTTTAGAACAAATAAGTACATCTTGTTCAGCCTCATAGCGATGCCTCTTGTCATGGCTGTGGTCATGCCAGTTGTCTATCTAGTTCCCGTAACGATGTTCGCTGGACCTAACGAACAAGAGCCTCTCAATTTGAAATTCAATATTTCTATAACTGTCATCGGTGGCAATATATCTGAGCTATCGTTGAAAGATCTCCGACTGGTCGGCGCAAACCTCACGAATTCTGTGCTCATTTCATGCGTATTGGAGGAATGTAATATATCGGGTTCGGTGATACGCGATTCATGGATTATCAATTCGACTACAAGTGAGTCGCTAGTGTTTCACTCCAATCTTAAGAATACCCTCAGAATAAATTCAGTACTCGATCGGTGTGTGGTTATCGGAGAAGTGAGCGAAGCTGAATCTTTTCTTAGGGTTTTCATTGATTCTTTGCTCATGTTCTTCATCTTGATTCCCTCAGTGATCCCGACAGTGATCGCTTCTTACAGTTTTGTTGGAGAGAAAATCAATAAGAGTTTAGAACCCCTGTTGGCAACGCCTACAACCGATACTGAACTGCTTGCCGGCAAGTGTGTTTCAATATTCATTCCGACTATGGTAGTGACTTGGATAAGCCTCGTACCATTCATTGTTCTCGTTGATACTATCGTATTCCCAGTAATTGGTTACTATCCATTGCCTAATCTTGTGTGGATTATCGGGGTATTTGTACTTGCGCCACTTTTCTGCATACTCAGCATCCTCGTAAACATGTTGATATCCTCTAAGGTTAGTGATGTAAGGGCATCGCAGCAAATAGGCGGGCTCGTGGTGCTGCCCGTGGTCGCTTTTTTCATTATAGCGATAACTGGTCTCGTAACGCTTGATCTTCTTTTCATGCTCTCCTTTGTTTTGCTTACAGCCGTAATCGATGCTGTCGTCTTTTATATCAGCCTCAAAGTCTTTCGTCGGGAAGAGATTCTAGTGAGCTGGAAATAA
- a CDS encoding ABC transporter ATP-binding protein gives MKYLIETLNLTRNFGNIIAVEDLNLTIRDGEVFGFIGPNGAGKTTTIRMLCCLIAPTSGTAFLNGLDITDPDDALKIRGMIGLLPESPGLYESLSAYRNLDFFAHLYGVPKSDREKKIRELLMKLDVWDRRDDPVAKFSKGMKQKIAIARALVHEPDFLFLDEPTSGLDPLAAVTVRNYLVELKKEGRTIFINTHNLDDAEKICDRVGIIQRKLLATGSAEDLASRLWGKTTRIQLKTITPQLIEAVKRLRSVRSVRWDDKTLMIDVENPEEDNPIIVRSLIEAGGEIEFVEEMRRGLEDIYLKLIGGSR, from the coding sequence GTGAAGTATCTGATCGAGACGCTTAATCTTACAAGGAACTTTGGAAACATAATCGCTGTTGAGGATCTTAATCTGACAATCCGCGATGGAGAGGTCTTCGGTTTCATCGGTCCAAATGGGGCTGGAAAAACAACAACGATCAGGATGCTCTGTTGTCTCATAGCCCCCACCTCTGGTACAGCTTTTCTCAATGGCCTTGATATAACAGATCCCGATGATGCACTCAAGATAAGAGGAATGATTGGTCTCCTTCCTGAAAGTCCAGGACTTTACGAATCTTTGAGCGCATATCGAAATCTAGATTTCTTCGCTCATTTGTATGGCGTTCCGAAGAGCGATAGAGAGAAAAAAATTAGGGAGCTGCTGATGAAGCTAGACGTATGGGATCGACGAGATGATCCCGTTGCTAAGTTTTCGAAGGGAATGAAGCAGAAGATCGCGATAGCAAGGGCGCTTGTTCATGAACCAGATTTTCTTTTCCTTGATGAACCTACCTCGGGACTCGACCCGCTCGCTGCGGTTACGGTTCGAAATTACCTCGTCGAATTGAAGAAGGAAGGTCGTACAATCTTCATCAATACACACAACTTGGACGATGCAGAAAAAATATGCGATCGAGTCGGTATAATTCAGCGGAAGCTGCTTGCGACAGGTTCTGCAGAGGACTTGGCGAGTAGGCTTTGGGGTAAGACAACGCGAATCCAGTTGAAAACAATCACCCCCCAGCTCATTGAAGCAGTGAAGAGACTCCGCAGTGTGCGATCTGTCCGCTGGGACGATAAAACCCTGATGATCGATGTCGAGAACCCAGAAGAAGACAACCCCATTATTGTTCGCTCACTCATTGAGGCCGGAGGAGAGATTGAATTTGTTGAGGAGATGAGGCGGGGGCTCGAGGATATTTATTTGAAGCTGATTGGGGGATCGAGATGA
- a CDS encoding PRC-barrel domain-containing protein yields the protein MLKMEDIIGLEIVTSDARIVGTVEGVALDIENWYIPALRISVKKGLEDAVGVKKPLFSSAKILLKTDKVESVSDTITLSVPINGIKDALLDEEMTVTTAADIVGKRVICRKARQIGFANNIIFSPERKWSIPFVEVKLDKEAIDYLKVKKSLLSTPLIKIQTSDIKTIGDMIILKIDAEELKDYLEMKPRKAEAAASKDTSAEGLSKSREDSGAGLKQGESPDYKPRL from the coding sequence ATGTTGAAAATGGAGGACATAATTGGCCTTGAGATCGTAACTTCGGACGCGAGAATTGTGGGAACTGTCGAGGGCGTTGCCCTCGATATCGAGAATTGGTACATTCCGGCGTTAAGAATTTCCGTAAAAAAAGGTTTAGAAGATGCGGTTGGCGTAAAAAAACCATTGTTCTCATCGGCTAAGATTCTATTGAAGACCGACAAAGTTGAATCAGTGTCGGATACGATAACGCTATCTGTACCCATAAATGGGATTAAGGATGCATTATTGGATGAAGAAATGACCGTTACAACTGCAGCAGACATCGTTGGGAAGAGAGTCATCTGCAGGAAGGCAAGGCAAATCGGCTTTGCAAACAATATTATCTTCTCCCCAGAAAGGAAATGGTCAATCCCCTTCGTCGAGGTAAAGCTTGACAAGGAAGCAATTGATTATTTGAAAGTCAAGAAATCATTGCTATCAACTCCCCTCATTAAGATTCAAACCAGCGACATCAAAACGATTGGAGATATGATCATACTGAAAATCGATGCCGAAGAGCTTAAGGACTATCTCGAGATGAAGCCGCGTAAAGCTGAAGCAGCTGCATCAAAAGACACTTCTGCTGAAGGGTTATCAAAGTCGCGAGAAGACTCAGGTGCGGGACTGAAACAAGGAGAGTCACCGGATTACAAGCCAAGGCTTTAA
- a CDS encoding CARDB domain-containing protein, with protein MKRKVATCGMIFVLLFSSISFAIVLNKSLAFSFSTNIPVDSGESHGTQGFPRIAVDSGGNISVVWAEGAIQPTAIFYAKSEDSGSSFLEKIRVDDVNDYMGIRSSPSIAINDNGSIFVVWEDSREDGISSIFFSRSDDGGKSFSANVRISSVDVAAYEPDIAISNGTIVVVWSQNVTIDSHNVTRIYCTRSFDWGSSFEVPHQIDSYNIATCIQNSPRIAALGDHLIVVWEDSRSDPYFDIYGAVSNNSGENFSKALRISDGPSNKRQTSPDVCFANDGNIAVVWEDYRSGTPEIRIATSSNGVAAFSFSSVVSDGGYCVDPSVDAGKNGIVAVVYKLQTLEEYEIRLAISRNDGTTFSPSIRVDDATSPSKRQNPDIAVGTDGWPLVVFEDRRTSPQCIMFARMLNMPPSCTILQPLTGSVLQGTIHISGLASDSDGNDTLVSVQVRLTRLESGEATQWINATGLTEWSVQINTTEFFNGDYLIEARAYDGDAYSEYAFASVTIDNPIELFPDLVITSSNITFSPAQLEEGDLVRILVNVTNIGNANASDVEIKAMRGAFQIGTLKKANFIPINSTIQIDFQWQALQGLHTIIISVDPDDKIKELNESNNIASTQILVPPSTYFMPDLVIEDANISFSSSDIKDGDEIVITASIRNLGTEDAMNVMVTFAIDGTPLPTQKIIPYLPINGTATAKVTWIAIKGSHTVTVIIDPSNQIPELNESNNMALATINVSSVEDFPLWILVIPLVLVFVGIAMVIYVMKWRRPE; from the coding sequence ATGAAGCGGAAGGTAGCCACATGTGGTATGATATTTGTGCTCCTTTTCTCATCCATTTCATTTGCAATTGTTCTCAATAAGAGCTTGGCATTCTCTTTTTCGACAAATATCCCCGTTGACAGTGGCGAATCTCATGGAACTCAAGGTTTTCCAAGAATCGCTGTTGACTCTGGCGGTAACATATCAGTTGTTTGGGCTGAGGGCGCCATTCAACCAACAGCGATTTTCTATGCAAAATCGGAAGATTCAGGCTCGAGCTTCCTCGAAAAGATCAGGGTAGATGATGTCAACGATTATATGGGCATAAGATCATCCCCATCAATCGCCATCAATGACAATGGATCGATTTTCGTTGTGTGGGAAGATTCCAGGGAAGATGGGATTTCATCCATTTTCTTCTCAAGATCCGATGATGGTGGCAAAAGTTTTTCTGCAAACGTGCGGATAAGCTCCGTTGACGTTGCGGCGTATGAACCAGACATTGCCATTTCAAATGGCACGATAGTCGTTGTATGGTCGCAAAATGTGACAATCGATTCTCACAATGTTACAAGAATCTATTGTACAAGATCTTTTGATTGGGGTTCATCATTTGAAGTGCCACACCAGATTGATAGTTACAACATTGCAACTTGCATTCAAAATTCGCCGAGAATCGCAGCATTGGGAGATCATCTCATCGTTGTATGGGAAGACAGCAGGTCAGATCCGTATTTTGATATCTACGGCGCCGTTTCCAATAATTCAGGAGAAAATTTTTCGAAAGCATTGCGCATTAGCGACGGACCGTCCAATAAGCGCCAAACATCGCCGGATGTTTGCTTCGCGAATGACGGAAATATTGCAGTCGTTTGGGAAGATTATAGAAGTGGAACTCCGGAAATCAGAATAGCAACATCATCGAATGGCGTAGCTGCTTTTTCTTTTTCCAGTGTCGTGAGTGACGGAGGTTACTGCGTGGATCCATCGGTAGACGCCGGTAAAAATGGAATTGTGGCCGTAGTCTACAAATTGCAAACTCTTGAAGAATACGAAATTAGACTTGCAATTTCTCGAAATGATGGAACTACCTTTTCGCCGAGCATTAGGGTCGATGATGCAACATCACCAAGCAAGAGACAGAATCCAGATATCGCCGTGGGAACAGACGGCTGGCCGCTGGTAGTGTTTGAAGATAGAAGGACTTCTCCTCAATGCATTATGTTTGCGCGAATGTTAAATATGCCACCATCTTGTACGATTCTTCAACCTCTGACTGGTTCGGTACTTCAAGGAACCATTCATATTTCTGGACTTGCAAGCGATTCCGATGGTAATGATACCCTCGTATCCGTGCAAGTTCGCCTCACGCGCCTTGAATCGGGAGAGGCGACACAATGGATCAATGCTACCGGATTGACCGAATGGAGTGTCCAAATCAACACGACAGAGTTCTTTAACGGTGATTACCTTATTGAGGCTAGGGCTTACGATGGTGATGCATATTCTGAATATGCATTCGCGAGTGTGACGATCGATAATCCAATCGAGCTCTTTCCAGATCTAGTAATCACATCTTCAAACATTACTTTTTCACCAGCACAACTCGAAGAAGGAGATTTGGTAAGAATTCTCGTCAATGTTACTAATATCGGCAATGCAAATGCTTCAGACGTGGAAATTAAGGCGATGCGTGGCGCATTTCAGATCGGAACGCTTAAAAAAGCGAATTTCATCCCGATAAATTCAACTATCCAGATTGATTTTCAGTGGCAAGCGCTGCAAGGGTTGCACACGATTATCATTTCTGTAGATCCAGATGACAAGATTAAAGAGTTAAACGAATCAAATAACATTGCATCCACTCAAATCTTAGTTCCTCCATCTACTTATTTCATGCCTGATTTGGTCATAGAGGATGCGAACATCTCATTCTCATCAAGCGATATTAAGGATGGCGATGAAATTGTGATCACTGCCTCGATAAGAAATTTAGGCACAGAGGATGCAATGAATGTGATGGTTACGTTTGCCATCGATGGCACGCCCTTGCCAACTCAGAAAATTATTCCGTATTTGCCAATCAACGGCACTGCCACAGCAAAGGTCACGTGGATTGCAATTAAAGGGAGTCACACCGTGACGGTGATCATCGACCCCTCTAATCAAATTCCCGAGCTGAATGAATCAAACAACATGGCATTGGCTACCATTAATGTGAGTTCTGTCGAGGATTTTCCATTATGGATACTTGTCATTCCTCTTGTTCTCGTTTTCGTTGGGATCGCAATGGTCATATATGTTATGAAATGGAGGCGACCTGAATAA
- a CDS encoding cupin domain-containing protein, with amino-acid sequence MPLKCILYSEVKQEQVKDEGARGAKVRWLITKSDGVSNFAMRQFEVEPSGSSPMHKHPYEHEVFVLKGKCQVYCDGETATIGPGGVILIPPNAMHQFRNVGFEPLEFICMIPYTD; translated from the coding sequence ATGCCACTGAAATGCATTCTTTATTCGGAGGTAAAACAGGAACAAGTTAAAGACGAGGGTGCGAGGGGCGCGAAGGTTCGATGGCTTATTACAAAGTCTGATGGTGTTTCCAATTTCGCTATGAGACAATTCGAAGTTGAGCCATCTGGCAGTTCCCCGATGCATAAACATCCATACGAACACGAAGTTTTCGTGCTAAAAGGTAAATGCCAGGTGTATTGCGATGGCGAAACCGCAACTATAGGTCCAGGGGGAGTTATTCTCATTCCTCCAAATGCTATGCATCAATTTCGAAATGTAGGATTCGAGCCACTCGAGTTTATATGCATGATTCCATACACCGACTAA
- a CDS encoding DUF134 domain-containing protein produces MISSKGSVIYIIRNNQTDQMFPPRRGRRRGPRWISEIPIFRTFGPIDRPHISVVRMSFEELEAIRLVDYRGFDQETAAMMMGISRKSLWLDLHSARYKLAKALIEGATIHIEGGNFLLRPADFSGSDTKTREQKKDYS; encoded by the coding sequence ATGATAAGTTCAAAAGGAAGCGTAATATACATTATAAGGAATAACCAGACAGATCAAATGTTTCCGCCTCGACGAGGGAGAAGACGAGGACCTCGATGGATCTCAGAAATCCCAATCTTCAGGACATTTGGGCCAATTGACAGGCCCCACATAAGCGTCGTTAGAATGAGCTTCGAAGAACTTGAAGCGATCCGCCTCGTTGACTATCGGGGCTTTGATCAGGAGACCGCCGCGATGATGATGGGAATCTCAAGAAAATCACTATGGCTGGACCTACACTCCGCACGGTATAAACTCGCAAAGGCACTGATTGAGGGGGCCACAATTCATATCGAAGGTGGAAACTTTCTTCTAAGACCGGCTGATTTCTCTGGGTCTGATACAAAGACAAGAGAGCAAAAGAAGGATTATTCCTGA
- a CDS encoding GTP-binding protein — protein sequence MNKGFEKQGNAPVRIAIISGFLGAGKSSMAFAVASYLRKEKNAIVGIITNDQGNALVDTEFMRSGGFDVEEVRGGCFCVRFDEFVNNAYRFVSSRKPDLIIAESIGTATNLLSAVISPMREFYANDFSLSPLITVVDAYSLSKCLKEGVEPFHVANTIPVHQIREAEVIVLSKCDLVDEADLGRIIEYVKNFNQEAVVIPYSFISKRSVDVIADLMISNVLSTKKPFPVDQRIFAREKAILGWCNYYATIRSDMSTDARAFLVEVMKEISKDFDDTSVAHLKAMLISSESALKLSVVGDTLRIDDIRGGRTFVGEGRIVINARICSSPEKMKQTISNAMRKVAESAKIKLVNEGELAFTPKPELMFPHIKKGSN from the coding sequence GTGAATAAAGGCTTTGAGAAGCAAGGAAATGCACCTGTCAGAATCGCAATTATCAGTGGATTCTTGGGTGCGGGCAAGTCTAGCATGGCGTTTGCCGTCGCGTCATATTTGAGAAAAGAGAAAAATGCCATCGTAGGGATCATTACAAACGACCAGGGAAATGCACTTGTCGACACAGAATTTATGCGTAGCGGCGGCTTTGACGTCGAGGAAGTACGAGGCGGTTGTTTTTGTGTGAGGTTTGATGAATTTGTCAATAATGCTTATCGTTTCGTATCGTCAAGGAAACCAGATCTCATAATTGCAGAGTCGATAGGCACAGCAACTAACCTTTTGTCCGCTGTAATCTCCCCGATGAGGGAATTTTATGCCAACGACTTTTCTCTTTCTCCATTGATCACCGTAGTCGATGCATATTCTTTATCGAAATGTTTAAAGGAGGGCGTAGAACCCTTTCACGTTGCAAATACGATACCCGTCCATCAGATCAGAGAAGCTGAAGTCATCGTTTTGTCGAAATGCGATCTTGTTGATGAAGCAGATCTGGGTAGAATCATCGAATACGTCAAAAATTTTAACCAGGAGGCTGTGGTAATTCCCTATTCTTTCATTTCAAAGAGAAGCGTTGATGTAATCGCAGACTTGATGATTTCAAATGTCCTCAGCACAAAAAAGCCATTCCCGGTTGATCAGAGGATCTTCGCAAGAGAAAAGGCCATCCTAGGATGGTGTAATTACTATGCAACTATCCGATCGGATATGTCGACAGATGCTCGAGCGTTTCTCGTCGAAGTAATGAAAGAAATCTCGAAGGATTTTGACGATACTTCAGTCGCTCATCTAAAGGCGATGCTCATATCGAGTGAAAGCGCACTGAAACTCAGTGTGGTCGGCGATACGCTTCGAATCGATGATATTCGAGGAGGTCGTACTTTTGTTGGTGAGGGAAGAATTGTGATTAATGCGAGAATATGTTCCTCGCCTGAAAAAATGAAGCAAACAATTAGCAACGCAATGAGAAAAGTCGCAGAATCAGCGAAAATTAAATTAGTAAATGAAGGAGAACTAGCTTTCACACCAAAGCCTGAACTCATGTTTCCTCACATCAAGAAAGGATCAAATTAG
- a CDS encoding FAD-dependent oxidoreductase, producing the protein MERKNQAKIGAYLCREKGEISDRIDLEEVAAFLKQFDDVIDVGIFDELASKEGIDYLISRYLEKKFDRILIGGAIPNIQGETIRNALATAGMNRYLFEMVNLREQCAWVHPNKHEATKKAKSLMLGGLERVRRLRPLEDIIIPIKDAVLVIGGGVAGMAAALEIAKAGHQVYLVEREKELGGRAFKLATTFPTHNCGICCMQYCKECIFTPKIEDVERNPFIEIMLNTQIVEITGGFGNRHVKLLQNGRERELDVGVIVVATGSKTFDPVRIPSYSYGKSKDILTSMEFIDIMKQADITGLKRPSDGTIPKVVNFVLCVGSRDAAKGNPHCSLVCCTYTIGIAKEVKKLHPGTDVYIHYIDLRGPYRGFEEFCAEAREMGIRFVRGKVAEIVPENDKLIVRAEDTDTGALLNIESDLVVLAVGQEPSEGTEKLSKMLHIQTDVDKFMKDVNPMMPPQIRRGIYIAGCAQGPKGIRYSIDDAKTIAQEIVELLNSGKINVERITAQVNEERCRGCGRCAEVCVFKAISLVPKEGKKVAVVDEFLCEGCGACAAACCNKAMSVNYYEHDSIESIICALVQEVRE; encoded by the coding sequence ATGGAAAGGAAGAATCAAGCAAAAATCGGTGCATATTTATGTAGGGAAAAGGGCGAGATTAGCGATCGGATCGATCTTGAAGAGGTTGCGGCATTCCTAAAACAATTTGACGATGTTATTGACGTCGGCATATTTGATGAATTGGCATCAAAGGAAGGCATCGATTATCTCATAAGCAGATATTTAGAAAAGAAATTCGATCGGATTCTCATCGGTGGCGCAATACCGAATATTCAAGGAGAGACCATAAGAAATGCCCTGGCTACCGCAGGAATGAATAGATATCTTTTTGAAATGGTGAATCTCAGAGAGCAGTGTGCTTGGGTTCATCCTAATAAACATGAAGCGACGAAAAAGGCGAAGTCATTGATGCTTGGTGGTCTTGAACGCGTAAGACGGTTGAGGCCTCTAGAAGATATCATAATTCCCATAAAAGATGCGGTGCTCGTCATTGGCGGTGGAGTGGCTGGAATGGCCGCTGCGCTCGAAATTGCAAAGGCTGGACACCAAGTCTACCTCGTTGAAAGGGAAAAGGAACTGGGTGGAAGGGCTTTCAAACTCGCAACAACATTCCCCACACATAACTGCGGTATCTGTTGCATGCAGTACTGTAAAGAATGTATTTTCACTCCAAAGATCGAGGATGTTGAGCGGAATCCTTTCATTGAAATCATGCTCAACACGCAAATAGTAGAAATCACAGGAGGATTTGGGAATAGACATGTAAAGTTGCTCCAAAACGGCAGAGAGCGAGAACTTGATGTGGGCGTAATCGTCGTGGCAACTGGGTCAAAGACTTTTGATCCGGTGCGGATTCCATCGTATTCCTATGGAAAAAGTAAGGACATTCTCACATCAATGGAATTTATTGACATCATGAAACAAGCCGATATTACAGGGCTTAAGAGGCCATCTGATGGTACGATACCAAAAGTCGTAAACTTTGTGCTTTGTGTTGGCTCGAGAGACGCAGCAAAGGGCAACCCCCACTGTTCACTCGTCTGCTGTACATACACCATCGGCATCGCAAAGGAAGTGAAAAAACTTCACCCAGGGACCGATGTATACATCCATTATATCGATCTTAGAGGTCCATATCGAGGGTTCGAAGAATTCTGTGCTGAGGCTAGAGAGATGGGCATAAGATTCGTCAGAGGAAAAGTTGCCGAAATTGTCCCAGAAAACGATAAGCTCATCGTCCGCGCTGAGGATACCGACACCGGAGCGCTACTTAATATTGAAAGCGACTTGGTTGTACTAGCTGTGGGTCAGGAACCGAGCGAGGGTACCGAGAAGCTGAGCAAGATGCTCCACATTCAGACGGATGTTGACAAATTTATGAAGGACGTCAATCCAATGATGCCCCCACAAATCCGGCGTGGCATATATATTGCAGGCTGCGCGCAGGGTCCAAAGGGGATAAGATACTCGATTGACGATGCAAAAACAATTGCGCAAGAAATCGTGGAGCTACTAAACTCAGGCAAGATCAACGTTGAAAGAATCACAGCCCAGGTCAACGAGGAACGGTGTCGCGGTTGTGGTCGCTGCGCTGAGGTTTGTGTATTCAAAGCTATCTCTCTCGTTCCAAAAGAAGGTAAGAAAGTTGCCGTCGTTGACGAATTCCTTTGCGAGGGGTGTGGAGCGTGCGCCGCAGCGTGCTGTAACAAGGCAATGAGCGTCAATTATTACGAACACGATTCTATTGAATCCATTATCTGTGCGCTTGTCCAGGAGGTAAGAGAATGA
- a CDS encoding hydrogenase iron-sulfur subunit, translating into MTENFEPTILVFACNWCGYPAATLTGVNRISYPASVKIIRVMCTGRIEPSFMMKAFECGADGVAVVGCRIDNCHYTDGNKHALKRIEAVKKLLKYTGLGEDRLRYEWLSASEKAKFLNLVNNMYADLKKIGPSPIPKTEKKEIMTFDKKAVDDLIADTGAHDCVECGKCTSVCPVARFDPDFAPRVIVLRALEGVSDSLSKDRDIWSCITCEMCNSMCPYKVDYSGFIQGMRSEAILLGNEPECSQGGLLQSMMRVMAHTKEQNRLDWVPGDVKIADKGEVLYFVGCAPHLDAVFYDRNLNLTSTAISAIKILNYAGVTPVVSNEEVCCGHDLNWAGDNEHFEKLMERNVEMIKKSGAKKVVFACPECYRTFNIDYQDILGDLDFEMMHITEYLADLLDQGKIELKAAGTEEDTVTYHDPCRLGRHLGVYEEPRDILKEVGVAVKEMANTKDKAQCCGVSAWITCGKAAKQMQLDRIAEAKRTGAHRLLTMCPKCRIHLDCAVSKEVDIDRALIDIPMEDYVTYVAKRLGLWESAQSSKHENEGD; encoded by the coding sequence ATGACTGAAAACTTTGAGCCAACGATTCTCGTCTTTGCATGCAATTGGTGTGGCTACCCAGCTGCTACACTTACAGGCGTTAACAGAATCAGCTATCCTGCCAGCGTGAAGATCATTAGGGTGATGTGCACAGGTCGCATCGAGCCTTCTTTTATGATGAAGGCTTTCGAATGTGGGGCTGATGGTGTCGCCGTTGTTGGATGCAGAATTGACAATTGCCATTACACAGATGGTAACAAGCATGCACTCAAGCGCATAGAGGCTGTGAAGAAATTACTGAAATACACGGGTCTAGGTGAAGATAGACTTAGATATGAATGGCTCTCGGCTTCCGAGAAAGCAAAGTTCCTCAACCTCGTCAATAATATGTACGCTGATTTGAAGAAAATAGGTCCCAGTCCGATACCAAAAACCGAAAAGAAGGAGATTATGACATTTGACAAGAAAGCTGTCGATGATCTCATTGCAGACACAGGTGCTCATGACTGCGTTGAGTGCGGAAAGTGCACATCAGTGTGCCCCGTTGCTCGTTTCGATCCCGATTTTGCACCGCGTGTCATTGTTCTGAGAGCGCTTGAAGGCGTCTCGGACAGCCTGAGCAAAGATCGAGACATCTGGTCGTGCATCACATGCGAGATGTGCAACTCCATGTGTCCCTACAAAGTAGACTATTCAGGATTTATCCAGGGAATGCGATCAGAAGCGATTCTGCTGGGTAACGAACCAGAATGTTCACAAGGAGGTCTTCTGCAGAGCATGATGCGTGTTATGGCCCATACAAAGGAACAGAATCGGCTTGATTGGGTTCCTGGAGATGTCAAGATCGCGGATAAGGGCGAAGTGCTCTACTTTGTTGGATGCGCACCGCATCTCGACGCCGTTTTCTATGATAGAAATCTGAATCTGACGAGCACGGCAATCTCAGCGATCAAAATCCTCAATTATGCGGGCGTTACACCGGTCGTGAGCAATGAAGAGGTATGCTGTGGGCATGACCTTAATTGGGCAGGAGATAATGAGCATTTCGAGAAACTCATGGAAAGGAACGTTGAAATGATTAAGAAAAGCGGGGCAAAGAAGGTCGTGTTTGCATGTCCCGAGTGTTACAGGACATTCAACATAGACTACCAGGACATCCTTGGCGATCTCGATTTTGAAATGATGCACATTACAGAATATCTTGCCGATCTTCTCGATCAGGGGAAAATAGAATTGAAAGCTGCGGGAACAGAGGAAGATACGGTCACTTATCACGATCCCTGCCGTCTTGGAAGGCACTTGGGCGTATATGAAGAACCGCGAGACATTTTGAAGGAAGTGGGTGTCGCTGTAAAAGAAATGGCAAATACGAAAGACAAGGCGCAGTGCTGTGGTGTTTCTGCATGGATTACGTGTGGTAAGGCGGCTAAGCAGATGCAACTTGATAGAATCGCCGAGGCGAAGCGAACCGGTGCACATCGACTCCTTACAATGTGCCCGAAATGCAGGATTCATCTTGATTGTGCTGTATCAAAAGAAGTGGACATAGACAGGGCGCTTATTGATATACCAATGGAAGACTATGTTACCTACGTGGCAAAGCGTTTGGGATTATGGGAAAGTGCTCAGTCAAGCAAACATGAGAATGAAGGAGACTAG